From a single Clostridium isatidis genomic region:
- a CDS encoding ArsR/SmtB family transcription factor gives MIKDFEKNIKIFKAIGEINRAKIIRILSTGEKCAGRLLEEFNFTQPTLSHHMKVLIDCNLVKYRKDKTVTYYSLNEETCCNVKRFFNYILTNNNINKNNF, from the coding sequence ATTATTAAAGATTTTGAAAAGAATATAAAAATATTTAAAGCAATTGGGGAAATAAATAGGGCTAAAATTATTAGAATACTTTCTACTGGTGAAAAATGTGCAGGCAGGCTCCTTGAAGAGTTTAATTTTACCCAGCCTACTTTATCACATCATATGAAGGTTTTAATAGACTGTAATCTTGTTAAATATAGAAAAGATAAAACCGTAACTTATTATAGTTTAAATGAAGAAACTTGTTGTAATGTTAAAAGATTTTTTAATTATATATTAACTAACAATAATATTAATAAAAATAATTTTTAA
- a CDS encoding S8 family peptidase codes for MKKLRVFILIFILLNLFTACKNNTDLIRIAVIDTGINKEVLRKNTVLDGWNYVLRSDNTEDPDGHGTMVSSLIVGSKDGKIKGKSKKVNLIPLVCSGINEYGKEMKNTPSLAAQAIRDAIDKYNCKIINISSGVLEDIENLRAAVEYAEEKRVVVISSAGNDGNEEIYYPAGYDTVISVGSLDINGDIAEFSQKNNRVDVLVKGTDIKVIGNDGNMYRVDGTSFSCAYVTGEVANLLIDNPQLTTEELRQYLSNKY; via the coding sequence ATGAAGAAATTGAGAGTATTTATATTAATTTTTATACTATTAAATCTATTTACAGCTTGTAAAAATAATACTGATTTAATTAGAATTGCTGTAATAGATACAGGAATAAATAAAGAAGTGTTAAGAAAAAATACTGTTTTAGATGGATGGAATTATGTACTTCGTTCAGATAATACTGAGGATCCAGATGGTCATGGAACAATGGTATCTAGTCTTATAGTTGGTTCTAAAGATGGAAAAATAAAGGGAAAGTCAAAAAAAGTAAATCTTATTCCTTTAGTTTGTAGTGGGATTAATGAATATGGTAAAGAGATGAAAAATACTCCTTCTTTAGCAGCTCAAGCAATAAGAGATGCCATTGATAAATATAACTGTAAAATAATTAATATAAGTTCAGGAGTACTTGAAGATATAGAAAATTTAAGAGCAGCGGTAGAATATGCTGAAGAGAAAAGAGTAGTAGTTATTTCAAGTGCTGGGAATGATGGAAATGAAGAAATATATTATCCTGCAGGATATGATACTGTTATATCAGTAGGTTCTTTAGATATTAATGGAGATATAGCTGAATTTTCACAAAAAAATAACAGGGTTGATGTGTTAGTTAAAGGGACAGATATTAAAGTGATTGGAAATGACGGTAATATGTATCGTGTTGATGGAACTTCCTTTTCCTGTGCATATGTTACAGGAGAAGTTGCAAATTTGTTGATAGATAATCCTCAATTAACTACAGAAGAGCTCCGTCAATATTTAAGTAATAAGTATTAG
- a CDS encoding InlB B-repeat-containing protein, whose amino-acid sequence MKIKDLSIYKDETYYIEAKAKKYTITINDIENSDGSKTNVELSAHFGERFDFSSLKDTGTNIAPNFTKYKGITSLVEADKKRDLTQIIDKSFANLLSQGYAVKAEYVNNAATITYKFPGLNLEDKKITVKKGSQAPSPLELVSQEELDSLVAPNTVIITGITPKLGLVTGDASYEVNSEIKSVPKHKISYVTNGGSEIAEQIVAEGSVITEPTQPKRTGYSFEGWYSDKNLQIPYIFDKMPSNDLTLYAKWSSLSFTVNFDGNEGSVNENEASKLVRYDEVYGELPTPIRENYRFNGWFTERAGGTVITSDTIVKLDKDQKLYAQWILKDIITKDMITISAEDSVFAEDKYPEISYSAEGIEDFKVMYKRQNIDTDWSDTAHGAGIYDVRLVRDECNDYQKFDAVFTSVFEISKSSRTISGWTPTVKDVYKVNLLATELPRDIYKGDGTVEYAISTSGSIPTEGWQESRSFMNLKSGSNYYVFVRVTERENYLAAPAIGSNVATAITGSITGNTKWEPRIQIKTFDGTDRAIHGTYGFYDGNWSSRTKLTGNGNDFEKGDDDYYTIKGWGNYDPWMISKYRLEFDHLVGQGWGCENLKPLVEYNDQRIRASQIDVNKKFNSDQNIIYDVTGFQRVIEEVGNFSSTGEDGILTNINLNNENLAEVYTFTYNGKVRDQYALPVVIIDGENSYIEYAYDAYDHYDAPSMYIEADKDKYNQYLDYTINSISINLANLKEVMENDGVTSTNIEVTLKFPERSATNETSKWTKIITVSFE is encoded by the coding sequence ATGAAGATAAAAGATTTATCTATTTATAAGGATGAAACTTATTATATTGAAGCAAAAGCTAAAAAATATACTATTACAATAAATGATATAGAAAATTCAGATGGTTCAAAAACTAATGTTGAATTATCAGCACATTTTGGAGAAAGATTTGATTTCTCTTCATTAAAAGATACAGGTACAAATATAGCACCTAACTTTACAAAATATAAAGGGATTACAAGTTTAGTAGAAGCTGATAAGAAACGTGATTTAACACAGATAATTGATAAATCCTTTGCAAATCTTTTAAGTCAAGGATATGCCGTTAAAGCAGAGTATGTAAATAATGCTGCAACAATAACTTATAAGTTCCCAGGCCTTAATTTAGAGGATAAAAAGATAACTGTTAAAAAGGGAAGTCAAGCCCCATCTCCATTGGAACTAGTAAGTCAAGAAGAATTAGATAGTCTAGTAGCACCTAATACAGTAATTATTACAGGTATAACACCTAAACTTGGATTGGTAACTGGAGATGCAAGCTATGAAGTAAATAGTGAAATTAAATCAGTACCAAAACATAAAATTAGTTACGTTACTAATGGTGGAAGTGAAATAGCTGAGCAGATTGTTGCAGAAGGATCAGTTATTACTGAACCAACTCAACCAAAGAGAACAGGTTATAGTTTTGAAGGCTGGTATTCAGATAAAAATTTACAAATTCCTTATATCTTTGATAAAATGCCTTCAAATGATTTAACTCTTTATGCAAAATGGAGTAGTTTATCTTTTACAGTAAACTTTGATGGAAATGAAGGAAGCGTAAATGAAAATGAAGCTTCAAAATTAGTAAGATATGATGAAGTTTATGGTGAATTACCAACTCCAATCCGTGAAAACTATAGATTTAATGGTTGGTTTACAGAAAGAGCAGGTGGAACAGTAATTACATCTGATACTATTGTTAAATTAGATAAAGATCAAAAACTTTATGCTCAATGGATTTTAAAGGATATTATTACGAAGGATATGATAACTATTAGTGCAGAAGACTCTGTCTTTGCTGAAGATAAATATCCTGAAATTAGTTATTCAGCAGAAGGTATTGAGGACTTTAAAGTAATGTATAAGCGTCAAAATATTGATACAGATTGGAGTGACACAGCTCATGGTGCTGGTATTTACGATGTTCGTCTTGTAAGAGATGAATGCAATGATTATCAAAAGTTTGATGCAGTGTTTACAAGTGTATTTGAAATTAGCAAGTCCAGCAGAACTATTTCAGGCTGGACGCCAACTGTAAAAGATGTATATAAGGTGAACCTTCTTGCAACGGAATTACCAAGAGACATATATAAGGGAGATGGAACAGTAGAGTATGCTATTTCAACTTCAGGCAGTATTCCTACAGAAGGATGGCAAGAATCAAGAAGCTTTATGAATCTTAAGTCTGGTTCAAATTATTATGTTTTTGTTCGTGTAACAGAGAGGGAAAATTATCTTGCAGCCCCTGCTATTGGAAGCAATGTAGCAACAGCAATTACAGGTTCTATTACTGGAAATACAAAGTGGGAACCAAGAATACAAATAAAGACTTTTGATGGAACAGATAGAGCAATTCATGGAACATATGGTTTCTATGATGGAAATTGGAGTAGTAGAACTAAGCTTACCGGAAATGGAAATGATTTTGAAAAGGGTGATGATGATTATTACACAATTAAAGGTTGGGGAAATTATGATCCTTGGATGATTAGCAAGTATAGATTAGAATTTGATCATCTTGTTGGCCAAGGATGGGGATGTGAAAACTTAAAACCTTTAGTTGAATATAATGATCAAAGAATAAGAGCTAGTCAAATTGATGTAAATAAGAAGTTTAATAGTGATCAAAATATTATATATGATGTTACTGGTTTCCAAAGAGTAATTGAGGAAGTTGGAAATTTCAGTTCAACAGGAGAAGATGGAATTCTAACCAATATTAATTTAAACAATGAAAATTTAGCCGAAGTTTATACTTTTACGTATAATGGAAAGGTTAGAGATCAATATGCATTACCAGTAGTAATTATTGATGGAGAAAATAGTTATATAGAATATGCATATGATGCTTATGATCACTATGATGCGCCATCAATGTATATAGAAGCTGATAAAGATAAATATAATCAATATTTAGATTATACAATTAACAGCATTTCTATAAATTTAGCTAATTTAAAAGAAGTTATGGAAAATGATGGTGTTACAAGTACTAATATTGAAGTAACTCTTAAGTTCCCAGAACGTTCTGCAACTAATGAAACTTCAAAATGGACAAAAATTATTACAGTAAGTTTTGAATAA
- a CDS encoding InlB B-repeat-containing protein, with translation MRNRIISMILCICIFCGLIPKTVFAEDTKTDTKNNVVSEAIPKNVEPSEEDDIYTVTFKDGDRVVARRTVKNGEVLGGGSLPDPLGRDNQIFKGWYLDSNGTEVFYYDDPIERNITVYSGYEPIEVKQEYTPSSFALIDQEPNISFHIVRTELAQLSSEEAIIVTSNNGKQVPALSIVDDGDGTYKVSAPEGFERGATYNIELAEGYNFVGKEESVRSASFSIFKEEVNETEIQGDVKFIKDTEEINYTIGGITYDVLTAEALRNEADRENANESVVGTFKYSNNDLEFEKDEVLCIYENVHPKDRDYVNNTYYDDEAVYVKVIDVQGDTIKFTALDNDNIDEILLLPDTLPFKVEVLPTEETGTVKALEYDVNAWNSMQSNIEEPKFSVGDYVVFYTCDFNDISYDTEVYYGLVTKVDGDELTFTKTTKEAMAEAMQKALNLYLEQDVPGDVLLENIDTEELEMQVQKEVIESGWAKDALNYLAEATSHTQSYAAMAGLAEYSVTDSEGNPLSPEELKLMRGMTFGEDDIKVTVTLDKSSTYFNDGIRFAIQLEGEFSVDVQDSGELKIVLKASFAEELSVGLKINGDCKIGWKVIIPYLKELWVSTDIDLKSYSAVSVDVKLYTVEKEEKSFWEKLKGIKGMDKYSEIIDKISELEEKMSELSDEDKTLFDSYYNDAKNAWESAEIIFDGNKVSYEEYLEIREKLDETAASKQLRELLHLSDDEIDAGLSDLMDRYSEMLETESDRIELVNKEIIDKDIMVYIFAVKLGTNFVVKGNLNLAIGANMEYVVGKRYSLWIDLKNKKSGSSERDLLDEKFGFQFYIMGQLGLKMGVEVEFAFGIGSTKLASIGAAAEFGPYLELWGYFIYEYSQNRPANNTIVYKDEKMMGAIYLEFGLYLEVNFKAQVLFGLYEWQPTLVDKKWPLLTAGVKNNVYDFAYDIESDEVLRIIDEDNDASNGYTMDLPETYYTMAYMDLCEGARGQDIYPEEKFTYSISNSNFSINENGEITVNVPEDARYLEAELTINWIPDSLTFSKHGIKIVVPIVWTNLSDAELNETYLATLKVGSQETGYETIWSKRVRKNELFDLPEEDKLRELNK, from the coding sequence ATGAGAAATCGAATAATTAGTATGATTCTTTGTATTTGTATTTTTTGTGGGCTAATTCCAAAGACTGTTTTTGCAGAAGATACAAAGACAGATACAAAAAATAATGTTGTATCAGAAGCTATCCCTAAAAATGTAGAACCATCTGAAGAGGATGATATATACACTGTTACTTTTAAAGATGGGGATAGAGTTGTTGCAAGAAGGACAGTTAAAAATGGAGAAGTTCTTGGAGGCGGAAGCCTTCCGGATCCTTTAGGAAGAGATAATCAAATATTTAAGGGATGGTATTTAGATAGTAATGGAACAGAAGTATTTTATTATGATGATCCAATAGAAAGAAATATCACTGTATATAGTGGATACGAACCAATTGAAGTAAAACAAGAATATACACCGAGCTCATTTGCATTAATAGATCAAGAACCTAATATTAGTTTCCATATTGTTAGAACAGAGTTAGCACAATTATCTTCAGAGGAAGCTATTATTGTTACCTCAAATAATGGTAAACAAGTTCCTGCATTATCAATAGTAGATGATGGGGATGGAACATATAAGGTAAGTGCACCTGAGGGATTTGAAAGGGGGGCGACATATAATATTGAACTTGCAGAAGGATATAACTTTGTTGGAAAAGAAGAATCTGTTAGAAGTGCTTCCTTTAGTATATTTAAAGAAGAAGTAAATGAGACAGAAATTCAAGGAGATGTAAAATTTATTAAAGATACAGAGGAAATTAACTATACTATTGGCGGTATCACATACGATGTATTAACAGCAGAAGCTTTAAGAAATGAGGCTGATAGAGAAAATGCCAATGAATCAGTTGTAGGTACCTTTAAATATAGTAATAATGATCTTGAATTTGAAAAAGATGAAGTTCTTTGTATTTATGAAAATGTACATCCAAAAGATCGTGATTATGTAAATAACACTTATTATGATGATGAAGCAGTATATGTAAAAGTTATAGATGTACAAGGTGACACAATTAAATTCACTGCTTTGGATAATGATAATATTGATGAAATATTATTACTTCCAGATACACTTCCATTTAAGGTGGAAGTACTTCCAACTGAAGAAACTGGAACAGTAAAAGCTTTAGAATATGATGTAAATGCATGGAATAGCATGCAGTCAAATATTGAAGAACCAAAGTTTTCTGTAGGTGATTATGTAGTATTTTATACCTGTGATTTTAATGATATTTCATATGATACAGAAGTATATTATGGTTTAGTTACTAAAGTAGATGGAGATGAATTAACTTTTACAAAGACTACTAAAGAAGCTATGGCAGAAGCAATGCAGAAAGCTCTTAATCTTTATTTAGAACAAGATGTACCAGGAGATGTTCTGCTAGAAAATATAGATACAGAAGAATTGGAAATGCAGGTTCAAAAAGAAGTTATAGAAAGTGGCTGGGCAAAAGATGCTCTTAATTATCTTGCAGAAGCAACAAGCCATACACAAAGTTATGCAGCTATGGCAGGCCTAGCAGAATATTCAGTAACTGATAGTGAAGGTAATCCATTATCTCCAGAAGAATTAAAGTTAATGAGAGGAATGACTTTTGGAGAAGATGACATTAAGGTTACTGTAACTTTAGATAAAAGTTCTACTTATTTTAATGATGGTATAAGATTTGCTATTCAATTAGAAGGAGAATTTAGTGTTGATGTACAAGATTCTGGTGAATTGAAAATTGTATTGAAAGCTTCCTTTGCAGAAGAATTATCTGTTGGTTTAAAGATTAATGGTGATTGCAAAATAGGCTGGAAAGTAATTATACCATATTTGAAAGAACTATGGGTAAGTACTGATATAGATTTAAAGAGTTATTCAGCTGTATCTGTTGATGTAAAACTTTATACAGTAGAAAAAGAAGAAAAGAGTTTTTGGGAAAAATTAAAGGGCATCAAAGGTATGGACAAGTATTCAGAAATTATAGATAAAATTTCTGAGCTTGAAGAAAAAATGTCAGAACTTAGTGATGAGGATAAAACGCTGTTTGACTCTTATTACAATGATGCAAAGAATGCATGGGAATCAGCAGAAATTATTTTTGATGGAAATAAAGTCAGCTATGAAGAATACTTAGAAATCAGAGAGAAATTAGACGAAACAGCTGCATCTAAACAATTAAGGGAATTACTTCATTTGTCGGATGATGAAATTGATGCAGGCCTTTCAGATTTAATGGATAGATATAGTGAGATGCTTGAAACTGAAAGTGACAGGATTGAGCTTGTTAATAAAGAGATAATAGATAAAGATATAATGGTTTATATCTTTGCAGTTAAATTAGGAACAAATTTTGTAGTAAAAGGTAATCTAAATTTAGCAATTGGAGCTAATATGGAATATGTAGTTGGTAAACGCTACAGTTTATGGATTGATTTAAAAAATAAAAAGAGCGGATCATCTGAGAGAGACTTATTAGATGAAAAATTCGGCTTCCAATTTTATATTATGGGACAATTAGGATTAAAAATGGGAGTTGAAGTAGAATTTGCTTTTGGAATTGGTTCTACAAAACTTGCAAGTATAGGGGCAGCTGCAGAATTCGGACCTTATTTAGAGCTTTGGGGATATTTTATCTATGAATATTCACAGAATCGCCCAGCAAATAACACTATAGTCTATAAAGATGAAAAAATGATGGGAGCTATATATTTAGAGTTTGGCTTATATTTAGAAGTAAACTTTAAAGCACAAGTGCTATTTGGTTTATATGAATGGCAGCCAACCCTTGTTGATAAGAAGTGGCCTCTGCTAACAGCAGGAGTTAAAAATAACGTTTATGATTTTGCTTATGATATTGAAAGTGATGAAGTCTTAAGAATAATAGACGAAGATAATGATGCAAGTAATGGTTACACTATGGATTTACCAGAAACATATTATACTATGGCTTATATGGATCTTTGTGAAGGGGCACGTGGACAAGATATTTACCCAGAAGAAAAATTCACATATAGCATAAGTAATAGTAATTTTAGTATAAATGAAAATGGCGAAATTACAGTAAATGTACCAGAAGATGCAAGGTACTTAGAAGCTGAGCTTACAATTAATTGGATACCAGATAGTTTAACTTTCTCAAAACATGGAATAAAAATAGTAGTACCAATTGTTTGGACAAACCTTTCTGATGCAGAACTAAATGAAACTTATTTAGCTACTTTAAAAGTAGGTTCTCAAGAAACAGGATATGAAACAATTTGGAGCAAGCGTGTTAGAAAGAATGAACTTTTTGATTTACCAGAAGAAGATAAATTAAGAGAGCTTAATAAGTAA
- a CDS encoding LytR/AlgR family response regulator transcription factor — protein MPLLSGIDIAKEIRNIDKITNIIFLTSSPEFALASYSVRANNYLLKPFTATELFRILDDVAEIIINSQKYIIVKGIDATYKVFLREIEYLEAQNKYLIINLSNGSNLKTKEPLYSFSNKLLLEDGFYKCHRSFLINLNKIKSFTSKDIKMQSGAIVPIARSVSKVFVDIYFSFSFKN, from the coding sequence ATGCCCCTTCTATCTGGAATTGATATAGCAAAAGAAATTAGAAATATAGATAAAATCACTAATATTATATTTCTTACGTCTTCCCCAGAATTTGCTCTTGCTTCTTATTCCGTAAGGGCCAATAATTATTTATTAAAACCTTTCACAGCTACTGAGCTTTTCAGAATACTAGATGATGTAGCTGAAATAATAATAAACTCTCAAAAATACATTATTGTAAAAGGAATAGATGCAACCTATAAAGTATTTTTAAGAGAAATTGAATATCTAGAAGCTCAAAATAAATATCTAATCATTAATCTATCAAACGGAAGTAATTTAAAAACAAAAGAGCCTTTATACTCTTTTAGCAATAAACTTCTATTGGAAGATGGCTTCTATAAATGCCATCGTAGTTTTTTAATAAATCTAAATAAAATAAAAAGTTTTACATCTAAAGATATTAAAATGCAATCTGGTGCCATTGTTCCTATTGCAAGAAGTGTTTCTAAAGTATTTGTTGATATTTATTTTTCTTTTAGCTTTAAAAATTAG
- a CDS encoding sensor histidine kinase — protein sequence MVGIIFISYAGKYAAKLFLRSKISSITFGIIPIVYYFFDYITTTYTNLLYSGNPVASEFMPFVCCIGYLTFIIFYLKEYELKCDAERREQMIHFQYEHTASQIDAIRHSEYEMQILRHDLRHMLTNLATLMDNYDLEKSREYLNKMLDKVSSIRVHRYCENELINAVLSFYNHKCSETGNISLHIDVKIPKDLSCNDMEFSFILSNGLENAYNAASKNDSKSTISVKILVDEMNHLLLTIKNPFKEKPSFVNNLPTTSAPGHGIGSQSIKYLTEKMGGRCQFTAENNLFVLRVII from the coding sequence ATGGTTGGAATTATTTTTATAAGCTATGCAGGAAAATATGCTGCAAAGCTATTTTTACGCTCCAAAATTTCATCTATTACTTTTGGTATCATACCTATCGTATATTACTTTTTTGATTATATTACAACAACATATACAAACCTACTTTATAGTGGAAATCCTGTAGCTAGTGAATTTATGCCCTTTGTATGCTGTATTGGCTATTTAACCTTTATAATTTTTTATCTAAAAGAATATGAATTAAAATGTGATGCTGAACGTCGTGAGCAAATGATTCATTTTCAATATGAACATACTGCTAGCCAAATTGATGCTATTAGACATTCTGAATATGAAATGCAAATTCTTCGCCATGATCTTCGCCACATGCTGACTAATCTGGCAACATTAATGGACAACTATGACCTTGAAAAAAGCCGTGAATATTTAAATAAAATGCTTGATAAGGTTTCATCCATTAGAGTTCACCGTTATTGTGAAAATGAACTTATTAATGCTGTACTTTCATTTTATAATCATAAATGTAGTGAAACAGGTAATATTTCACTTCATATAGATGTAAAAATACCAAAAGACCTTTCATGTAATGATATGGAGTTTTCTTTTATTCTTTCCAATGGTTTAGAAAATGCTTATAATGCAGCATCTAAAAATGATAGTAAATCTACTATTTCAGTAAAGATATTAGTTGATGAAATGAACCATCTACTATTAACTATTAAAAATCCATTTAAAGAGAAACCTTCCTTTGTAAATAATCTTCCAACTACTTCTGCTCCTGGACATGGAATTGGAAGTCAAAGTATAAAATATTTAACTGAAAAAATGGGCGGTAGATGTCAATTTACTGCAGAAAATAATCTTTTTGTTTTAAGGGTTATAATTTAA
- a CDS encoding FAD-dependent oxidoreductase: MNKIYDLVIIGGGPAGLSAGIYAGRAKLKTLIIEKEHTGGQINSTAEIVNYPGIIKSTGPNLTAAMRTQAENFGVKFQTADVIDVDFTVDVKVIKTNKGEIQSRAVIIATGASPRKLGFPGEIEYGGRGVAYCATCDGEFFKDLEVLVIGAGFAAAEEAMFLTRFAKKVIIIAREPDFTCAKSIGDKVKANKKIEIRFNTEVVEAVGDDLLRSVKLINNVTKETSEYFPPKEDGTFGIFVFVGYEPQTKIFKGKVEMDQYGYIITNENMQTNIKGVYAAGDLRPKLLRQVVTAVADGAIAATDAERYITAEKERLGIVEEEAEENLVESKKEEVNIDNKALAGKSNLLNDALRNQLKAILSKIENNISLVSIVDESNKKSIELRDLVLDISDLSDKVSAIIYKKGENPEMEAKINADKYPVAALLDKDNNYSGVKFHGVPGGHELNSFIIAIYNLAGPGQAIDEKLLNEIRSIDKKINIKVGVSLSCHVCPDVVMAAQRIAIENPNIETEMLDLSNFKDIKDKHRIMSVPALIINDEKVYFGGKKLEEIVQLLK; encoded by the coding sequence ATGAATAAGATATATGATTTGGTTATAATAGGTGGAGGACCTGCAGGATTATCGGCAGGTATATATGCAGGCAGAGCCAAGCTTAAAACTTTAATAATTGAAAAGGAACATACTGGTGGTCAAATAAATAGTACAGCTGAAATTGTAAACTATCCTGGTATTATAAAATCTACTGGACCTAATTTAACAGCAGCTATGAGAACTCAAGCTGAAAATTTTGGAGTAAAGTTTCAAACAGCTGATGTAATTGACGTTGATTTTACTGTTGATGTAAAGGTAATTAAAACAAATAAGGGAGAGATTCAAAGCAGAGCTGTAATTATAGCTACTGGTGCTTCACCAAGAAAATTAGGTTTTCCAGGGGAAATTGAATATGGTGGTAGAGGGGTTGCTTATTGTGCAACTTGTGACGGAGAATTTTTTAAGGATTTAGAAGTTCTTGTAATAGGAGCGGGTTTTGCTGCAGCAGAAGAAGCTATGTTTTTAACTAGATTTGCTAAAAAAGTTATTATAATTGCGAGAGAACCAGACTTTACTTGTGCAAAATCTATAGGTGATAAGGTAAAAGCTAATAAAAAGATAGAAATAAGATTTAATACTGAAGTTGTAGAAGCAGTTGGAGATGATCTTTTAAGATCTGTGAAATTAATTAATAATGTTACTAAAGAAACTTCAGAATATTTCCCTCCTAAAGAAGATGGAACTTTTGGTATATTTGTATTTGTTGGCTATGAACCACAAACAAAGATATTTAAAGGCAAAGTAGAAATGGATCAATACGGATATATTATAACTAATGAAAATATGCAAACTAATATTAAAGGTGTGTATGCTGCCGGTGATTTAAGACCTAAGTTATTAAGACAAGTAGTAACAGCAGTGGCAGATGGTGCCATTGCAGCAACAGATGCTGAAAGATATATTACTGCCGAAAAAGAAAGACTTGGAATAGTTGAAGAAGAGGCAGAGGAAAATCTAGTAGAAAGTAAGAAGGAAGAAGTTAATATAGATAATAAAGCTTTAGCAGGAAAAAGCAATTTATTAAATGATGCATTAAGAAATCAATTAAAAGCTATTTTATCTAAGATAGAAAATAATATTTCCCTAGTTTCAATAGTGGATGAAAGTAATAAAAAATCAATTGAATTAAGAGATCTAGTTCTAGATATATCAGACTTAAGTGATAAAGTTTCTGCAATAATTTATAAAAAGGGAGAAAATCCTGAAATGGAAGCTAAGATCAATGCAGATAAATATCCAGTAGCAGCATTACTAGATAAAGATAATAATTATAGTGGAGTGAAATTCCATGGAGTTCCTGGGGGACATGAATTAAATTCATTTATAATTGCAATTTATAATTTAGCTGGTCCTGGTCAAGCAATAGATGAAAAGTTACTAAATGAAATTAGGTCAATTGATAAGAAAATTAACATTAAAGTTGGGGTATCTCTTTCATGCCATGTTTGCCCTGATGTAGTAATGGCAGCTCAAAGAATAGCTATAGAAAACCCTAACATTGAAACAGAAATGTTAGATTTATCAAACTTTAAGGATATAAAGGATAAACATAGAATAATGAGTGTTCCAGCATTAATAATAAATGATGAGAAAGTTTACTTTGGTGGTAAAAAGCTTGAAGAAATAGTTCAATTACTTAAATAA
- the ahpC gene encoding alkyl hydroperoxide reductase subunit C, whose translation MSLIGKKIEDFKVQAYHNGSFKEVTKEDVLGKWSIFFFYPADFTFVCPTELGDLADHYEEFQKIGAEIYSVSEDTHFVHKAWADASETIAKIKYPMLGDPTGRLARMFDVLIEEEGLALRGTFIVNPEGEIQAYEVHQNGIGRNAEELLRKVQAAQFVAEHGDQVCPANWTPGEETLVPSLDLVGKL comes from the coding sequence ATGTCATTAATAGGAAAGAAAATCGAAGATTTTAAAGTTCAAGCTTATCACAATGGTAGCTTTAAGGAAGTAACAAAGGAAGATGTTTTAGGTAAATGGTCAATATTCTTCTTCTATCCAGCTGATTTTACATTTGTTTGCCCAACAGAATTAGGAGATTTAGCTGATCACTATGAAGAATTCCAAAAGATTGGTGCTGAAATATATTCAGTTTCAGAAGATACTCATTTTGTTCATAAAGCATGGGCTGATGCAAGTGAAACAATTGCAAAAATTAAATATCCAATGTTAGGAGATCCAACTGGAAGATTAGCAAGAATGTTTGATGTTCTTATAGAAGAAGAAGGATTAGCTTTAAGAGGAACATTCATAGTTAACCCAGAAGGAGAAATCCAAGCTTACGAAGTTCATCAAAACGGCATCGGAAGAAATGCTGAAGAATTATTAAGAAAAGTTCAAGCAGCTCAATTTGTAGCAGAACATGGTGATCAAGTTTGCCCAGCTAACTGGACACCAGGTGAAGAAACTCTAGTACCAAGTTTAGACCTAGTTGGTAAGTTATAA